In one window of Vibrio sp. JC009 DNA:
- a CDS encoding zinc/cadmium/mercury/lead-transporting ATPase, whose product MCTTHSSCHSKISVHKISGSCGCSSAPKITKLTADTTQSISCCESTKESCCSTTDDPGAEDPDPAPLSSETHTSPGLYKQSWKVEGMDCPSCAKKIETAVNKIDGVHQVKVLFATEKLVVDFDSQPIAEAIERTIIETGFSLAKEEKELASATKITPAQLLRQNYPVVLLAAGMGLAAAAEPLFPQLSHFSFIAICLSGLLPILKKAYQLAKSGTPFSIETLMSVAAIGALYLGESAEAAMVLLLFLLGEKLEAFASSRARSGVKALMQLLPEMATKIVAGERVEVSASAIIPGDIIEIRAGDRLPADGIIQTPASFDESALTGESVPVEKQAGEQVMAGSVVVDKLTRITVTSEQGENAVDRILHLIEDAESHKAPIERFLDRFSRWYTPAMMLVSLLVIVTPPLLFAQPWETWLYRGLALLLIACPCALVISTPAAITSGLAAAARKGILIKGGAVLEQLGSVQAIAFDKTGTLTKGKPRVTDVITLNGVSEEQLLISAASIETGSSHPLALAILNKAFEEKLTVPEAEQREHLAGAGVQGCLDGSHYLIVAPGKLPEPEKAEIEEHIFSLESEGKTLAVVVRDDKCIGIIAFRDELREEARATVSELKSQGIDCVMLTGDNQRSAAVIGSQIGIDYAAGLLPEDKVSHIRQLATEKNVAMVGDGINDAPAMKSASVGIAMGSGTDIALETADAALSHNRLDEVATMVRLSRATLANIRQNVALALGLKGIFLVTSILGITGLWVAVLADSGATVLVTLNALRLLRAR is encoded by the coding sequence ATGTGTACTACTCATAGCTCTTGTCATTCAAAGATAAGCGTACATAAAATTTCAGGCTCCTGCGGATGCAGCAGCGCTCCTAAAATCACTAAGCTTACCGCAGATACAACACAGTCCATCTCCTGCTGTGAATCTACAAAAGAATCATGTTGCAGCACGACGGATGATCCCGGTGCTGAGGACCCAGACCCCGCCCCCTTATCTTCAGAAACACACACCTCTCCCGGCTTATATAAGCAAAGCTGGAAAGTCGAAGGGATGGATTGCCCATCCTGTGCAAAAAAAATTGAAACCGCCGTCAACAAAATAGATGGTGTCCATCAGGTAAAAGTCCTTTTTGCTACAGAAAAACTGGTAGTAGATTTTGACAGCCAGCCTATAGCCGAAGCCATTGAGCGAACGATTATTGAAACGGGCTTTTCACTGGCGAAAGAAGAAAAAGAACTCGCTTCGGCAACAAAAATTACTCCAGCGCAACTGTTGCGGCAGAACTATCCCGTTGTTCTGCTGGCGGCGGGTATGGGATTAGCAGCGGCGGCCGAGCCCCTATTCCCTCAACTCAGTCATTTCTCATTTATTGCCATTTGTCTTTCAGGGCTGTTGCCAATCCTGAAAAAGGCGTATCAGCTGGCAAAATCGGGAACGCCTTTTTCCATCGAAACACTGATGAGTGTCGCAGCCATAGGGGCTCTGTATCTTGGTGAATCTGCAGAAGCGGCGATGGTATTGCTGCTGTTTTTACTTGGGGAGAAGCTGGAGGCATTTGCCTCATCCAGAGCAAGGAGCGGGGTAAAAGCGCTGATGCAACTGCTCCCGGAAATGGCAACGAAAATTGTTGCTGGCGAAAGAGTAGAAGTTTCAGCCAGTGCCATTATCCCTGGCGATATTATTGAGATCAGGGCTGGGGATCGTCTGCCTGCTGACGGCATTATTCAGACCCCGGCAAGCTTTGATGAGAGCGCCCTGACCGGAGAGTCTGTCCCGGTAGAAAAACAGGCCGGAGAACAGGTGATGGCGGGCTCTGTGGTGGTTGATAAGCTGACCCGGATCACAGTGACATCTGAGCAGGGAGAAAATGCGGTGGACCGTATTCTTCACCTGATTGAGGATGCTGAGTCCCATAAAGCACCAATAGAGCGATTTTTAGACCGGTTCAGCCGATGGTATACGCCGGCAATGATGCTGGTTTCCCTTCTGGTTATTGTGACGCCGCCACTGCTTTTTGCTCAGCCATGGGAAACCTGGTTATACCGCGGACTGGCGCTGCTTCTTATCGCTTGTCCGTGCGCTCTGGTTATTTCCACCCCGGCGGCCATTACGTCCGGTCTGGCTGCTGCGGCAAGGAAAGGTATTCTGATCAAGGGCGGGGCAGTGCTGGAACAACTGGGAAGCGTTCAGGCTATCGCTTTTGATAAAACGGGTACTCTGACCAAAGGCAAACCGAGAGTCACAGATGTGATTACGCTAAACGGTGTCAGCGAAGAGCAATTGCTGATAAGCGCCGCATCTATTGAAACCGGCTCTTCCCATCCTCTGGCTCTGGCGATTCTGAATAAAGCCTTTGAAGAAAAGCTGACCGTACCGGAGGCTGAGCAGAGAGAGCATTTAGCCGGAGCAGGAGTGCAAGGGTGTCTGGACGGAAGTCATTACCTGATAGTGGCTCCGGGGAAACTGCCCGAACCTGAGAAGGCTGAAATCGAAGAGCATATCTTTTCGCTGGAGTCTGAAGGCAAAACACTGGCCGTTGTGGTGAGAGATGATAAATGCATCGGCATTATTGCCTTTCGTGATGAGCTGCGTGAAGAAGCCAGGGCAACGGTTTCTGAGCTTAAATCTCAGGGCATTGATTGCGTTATGCTCACAGGAGATAACCAAAGAAGCGCCGCTGTGATCGGCAGCCAGATTGGGATTGATTATGCTGCCGGTCTGCTGCCGGAGGATAAAGTCTCTCATATCAGGCAACTGGCAACGGAGAAAAACGTGGCTATGGTCGGTGACGGTATTAACGATGCTCCGGCAATGAAATCGGCTTCAGTGGGCATCGCCATGGGAAGTGGCACCGATATTGCGCTTGAAACGGCCGACGCAGCGCTGTCTCATAACCGTCTGGACGAAGTGGCGACCATGGTACGCCTGTCCAGAGCTACACTGGCCAATATCCGACAGAATGTTGCTCTGGCGTTAGGTCTGAAGGGGATTTTCTTAGTGACCAGTATCCTCGGTATCACCGGCCTTTGGGTAGCGGTTCTGGCGGACAGCGGAGCCACGGTGCTGGTGACACTGAACGCCTTAAGACTTTTAAGAGCCAGATAG
- a CDS encoding response regulator produces the protein MDKLNLICVDDQREVLSAVLQDLEPLSSWVNIEDCESADEALELMDDFDAEGEFVALVISDHVMPGKTGVELLTEISQDNRFDVTKKILLTGQATHHDTITAINLARIESYFEKPWSAEQLVARVRTLITEYIFDKGLDYTAYQNELDQTVVLQRLR, from the coding sequence ATGGATAAGTTAAACCTGATTTGTGTGGATGATCAGAGAGAAGTTCTGAGTGCTGTTTTGCAGGATCTGGAGCCGCTTAGCAGCTGGGTGAATATTGAAGATTGTGAATCAGCCGATGAAGCTTTAGAGCTGATGGATGACTTTGATGCCGAGGGAGAGTTTGTTGCTCTGGTTATTTCCGACCATGTTATGCCGGGCAAAACGGGCGTTGAACTGCTGACAGAGATTTCTCAGGACAACCGATTTGATGTGACGAAAAAGATTCTTCTGACCGGGCAGGCAACACATCACGACACTATAACGGCTATCAATCTGGCGCGCATAGAAAGCTATTTTGAAAAGCCCTGGTCTGCTGAACAACTGGTTGCAAGAGTCCGCACCTTAATTACAGAGTATATTTTTGATAAGGGACTGGATTACACCGCCTACCAGAATGAACTGGATCAGACTGTGGTTCTGCAAAGGCTCCGTTAA
- a CDS encoding ATP-binding protein has product MDQDKLDRLINHYFVETGRTMEVAEDKPLLTQGVANERLYYVLSGSFEGFFTDDEGMRSTKIFTAKEGAFIGVYSFFSEKTLSSSSVIAKEKSVVAWIDKETLPIEPEYYGNLTEQFAPVIILELSNRQMRTVREAIAKEEALQKLYTAEQMTTLGQLAAGIAHELNNAIGVVSSKTERLQLVISQLIQELHPEAMAFLEEGLNHGQVASSSEVRRRAKELESVHKLPRETAKSLARAVPEGELSPLWLNDVEEAIRFWGVGRDLRDMRLAAKHSVGIVRSVKQLGRTDIDTEEWLDVNESINKAISLLQSDLRRVSVHLSPASLPPFKGSSTELVQVWANIMKNACDAMERTPSPEIDISTRHTNNRILITITNNGPEIDEATRRKIFQPNFTTKKGGLSFGLGLGLSIVKRIISGYGGSIAVKSSAEKTIFRIKLPVEE; this is encoded by the coding sequence ATGGACCAGGATAAGCTGGACAGGCTGATTAACCATTACTTCGTTGAAACAGGACGAACGATGGAAGTCGCGGAAGATAAGCCGCTACTGACTCAGGGCGTAGCGAACGAGCGCCTGTATTATGTACTTAGCGGCAGCTTTGAAGGCTTTTTTACCGATGATGAAGGCATGCGCTCCACCAAAATCTTTACCGCTAAAGAAGGGGCGTTTATCGGGGTATACAGTTTCTTTTCTGAAAAGACGCTCTCATCTTCATCGGTTATTGCAAAAGAAAAGTCCGTTGTCGCCTGGATTGATAAAGAGACTTTGCCAATAGAGCCGGAGTACTACGGTAATCTTACCGAGCAGTTTGCACCGGTAATTATACTTGAGCTGTCCAACCGACAGATGCGAACAGTTCGTGAGGCCATCGCAAAAGAAGAGGCACTGCAAAAGCTCTATACGGCGGAGCAGATGACCACGCTTGGGCAGCTTGCCGCTGGTATTGCCCATGAGCTGAATAATGCAATTGGTGTGGTAAGCAGCAAAACCGAGCGACTGCAACTGGTGATCTCCCAGCTCATTCAGGAGCTGCATCCGGAAGCGATGGCGTTTCTGGAAGAGGGGTTAAATCATGGTCAGGTTGCCAGTTCGTCCGAGGTCCGCAGGCGGGCTAAGGAACTGGAATCAGTGCATAAGCTCCCCAGAGAGACAGCAAAGTCGCTGGCCAGAGCCGTTCCTGAAGGAGAGCTTTCGCCACTGTGGCTAAATGATGTTGAAGAGGCCATCCGGTTTTGGGGAGTGGGCCGGGATTTAAGAGATATGCGCTTAGCGGCTAAGCATTCTGTTGGTATTGTCAGATCCGTGAAGCAATTGGGCCGGACAGATATAGATACCGAAGAGTGGCTGGATGTGAATGAGTCGATAAACAAAGCGATTTCATTGCTTCAGAGTGATTTACGCCGCGTATCTGTGCATCTGAGTCCGGCCTCTTTGCCGCCGTTTAAGGGCTCCTCTACCGAGTTGGTTCAGGTATGGGCCAATATTATGAAAAACGCCTGTGACGCGATGGAGAGGACACCTTCTCCAGAGATAGATATCTCTACGCGGCACACAAATAACCGAATTCTAATCACGATAACCAACAATGGCCCAGAGATAGATGAGGCGACCAGAAGAAAGATTTTTCAGCCCAATTTTACCACTAAGAAGGGCGGGCTTTCATTTGGTCTGGGGCTTGGGCTATCGATAGTGAAACGAATAATTAGTGGATATGGTGGCAGCATTGCGGTGAAAAGCAGTGCAGAAAAGACCATTTTCCGAATCAAATTGCCAGTCGAGGAATAA
- a CDS encoding SLC13 family permease has product MRQYIKYIIPLLIPFIILILPQSAFPFEGITVIQQRVIAIFLLAALCWVFEPIPIYATSVVIIVLELLLLSNKGIIFFRSGAGEPLFGDLLSYKDIMATFASPIIMLFLGGFFLAMAATKYRLDVNLARVLLKPFGKDPKFVMLGLMLITGIFSMFMSNTATTAMMLSILTPVIAVFGPKDPGRVAFALCIPVAANIGGIGTPIGTPPNAIALKYLVGDSLITFGEWMAFGVPFVVIMMALAWFLINALYKADQQSIELNIKGKFLKTPKAITVYITFGITILLWLMGSAHGMNSYTVALIPVAIFSITGIINKEDLKKISWDVLWLVSGGIALGLALDKTGLAKLVVNSIPFDAFSPYVVLFGAAFLCLLMANFMSHTATANLLMPIMAALGASMTSLAPLGGEMTLILVVTFAASLGMSLPISTPPNALAHATGNVQSSQMARVGVILGVVGVLGSFLLVWILNMVGFIG; this is encoded by the coding sequence ATGCGTCAGTACATCAAATATATAATCCCGTTACTCATACCATTCATTATTTTGATTTTGCCGCAATCGGCTTTTCCCTTTGAGGGAATAACGGTTATTCAGCAGAGGGTGATTGCAATATTCCTGCTGGCGGCACTGTGCTGGGTATTTGAGCCTATTCCTATTTATGCCACCTCGGTGGTTATTATTGTGCTTGAACTTCTTCTGCTCTCTAATAAAGGCATTATCTTTTTCCGCTCAGGGGCCGGGGAGCCGCTGTTTGGCGATCTGCTTAGCTACAAAGATATTATGGCGACCTTTGCCAGCCCTATCATCATGCTGTTCTTAGGTGGCTTCTTCCTGGCGATGGCCGCAACCAAGTACCGGCTTGATGTCAACCTTGCCAGGGTGTTGCTAAAGCCTTTTGGTAAAGACCCTAAGTTTGTCATGCTTGGCCTGATGCTGATTACCGGTATTTTCTCTATGTTTATGTCCAATACCGCGACAACGGCCATGATGCTTTCTATTCTTACGCCGGTAATTGCGGTATTTGGTCCTAAAGATCCGGGCAGGGTGGCTTTTGCTTTATGTATTCCGGTCGCTGCCAATATTGGTGGTATCGGTACTCCAATCGGTACTCCGCCGAATGCTATCGCTCTGAAATATCTGGTGGGTGATAGTCTGATCACCTTTGGTGAATGGATGGCATTTGGTGTTCCTTTTGTAGTGATTATGATGGCGCTGGCCTGGTTCCTGATAAATGCGCTTTATAAAGCCGATCAGCAGAGCATTGAGCTGAACATTAAGGGCAAGTTCCTGAAAACGCCTAAAGCCATTACCGTTTATATTACCTTTGGTATTACCATCCTTCTGTGGCTGATGGGCTCTGCTCACGGTATGAACTCTTACACTGTGGCACTGATTCCTGTGGCGATTTTCTCCATCACCGGCATTATCAACAAGGAAGACCTGAAGAAAATTTCCTGGGATGTGCTCTGGCTGGTTTCCGGTGGTATTGCTCTGGGGCTTGCACTGGATAAAACAGGCCTGGCGAAGCTGGTGGTAAACAGCATTCCGTTTGATGCCTTCTCTCCTTATGTGGTGCTGTTTGGTGCAGCCTTCCTTTGTCTGCTTATGGCAAACTTTATGTCGCACACGGCAACGGCAAACCTGTTAATGCCGATTATGGCTGCGCTTGGCGCGTCCATGACTTCTCTGGCACCACTGGGCGGGGAGATGACTCTGATTCTTGTGGTTACATTCGCAGCATCTTTGGGTATGTCTTTGCCAATCAGTACACCGCCGAACGCGCTTGCTCATGCCACCGGTAATGTGCAAAGCAGCCAGATGGCCCGGGTCGGGGTGATTCTTGGTGTGGTTGGTGTGCTGGGCAGCTTCCTGCTTGTCTGGATTCTGAACATGGTGGGTTTTATAGGTTAA
- a CDS encoding MATE family efflux transporter, translated as MADNSAKFVEGSTMKHILVMTGSASIGLMALFVVDLVDMLFISMLGQVELAAAVGFAGTLIFFSTSVSIGSSIAMGALVSRALGAQKRDYAREIAASTLSVAFFISLLVTFVMYLHIPELLSAIGAEGYAAERAEAYLRILLPSSPVIAMGMAAGAGLRAVGDAKRSMWATLFGGIVNAILDPIFIFGFGWNVEGAALASVCARFTVLIFSLVPLIRIHKLVAMPEFATIRRDIRAIVSIAVPAIITNTATPIGNAIVTTSIAQYGEDYVAGFSVIGRIMPVAFAAIFALSGAVGPIIGQNYGAEKYDRVKQTLNNALLFVSLYCISVSVILFLLQQPIIAGFSLTGDAAIILSAFCTYVAVTFVFNGSLFVANASFNNLGKPLYSTMLNLGKATLGTLPFVYLGSELSGAVGVIYGQAAGSVLFGILGYLVLRKHISDLVQHAEIELEEEDPATTSVNMTPFCSSDCVSAEELPVKEAEQGLEQK; from the coding sequence ATGGCAGACAATTCTGCAAAGTTTGTTGAAGGTTCAACAATGAAGCATATCCTGGTGATGACAGGATCGGCGTCTATTGGTTTGATGGCGCTGTTTGTTGTTGACCTGGTAGACATGCTGTTTATCAGTATGCTTGGTCAGGTTGAACTGGCTGCAGCGGTTGGCTTTGCCGGAACGCTTATCTTTTTCTCCACTTCCGTCTCCATTGGCAGCTCCATTGCTATGGGAGCTCTGGTTTCCAGAGCCCTGGGCGCGCAGAAACGCGACTATGCCAGAGAGATTGCTGCCAGCACTCTGAGCGTCGCGTTTTTTATCAGCCTGCTGGTGACATTTGTGATGTACCTGCATATTCCTGAACTGCTTTCAGCAATCGGGGCGGAAGGTTATGCCGCAGAAAGGGCTGAAGCCTATTTAAGAATTTTGCTTCCAAGTAGCCCGGTTATTGCCATGGGTATGGCTGCCGGTGCCGGGTTGCGTGCTGTGGGTGATGCAAAACGTTCTATGTGGGCTACGCTGTTTGGCGGGATTGTGAATGCGATTTTAGACCCTATCTTTATTTTCGGGTTTGGCTGGAATGTTGAAGGGGCTGCTCTGGCCTCAGTTTGCGCACGGTTTACCGTACTTATTTTCTCTCTGGTTCCGCTTATCAGAATTCATAAGCTGGTGGCGATGCCGGAGTTTGCAACTATCAGACGGGATATCCGGGCTATTGTCAGTATTGCGGTTCCGGCGATTATCACCAACACAGCGACACCAATTGGTAACGCAATTGTGACCACAAGCATTGCCCAGTACGGCGAAGACTATGTCGCCGGTTTTTCGGTTATTGGCCGGATTATGCCGGTAGCTTTTGCTGCAATCTTTGCTCTGTCCGGAGCTGTGGGGCCGATTATCGGTCAGAACTATGGCGCTGAAAAATACGACAGAGTAAAACAGACGCTGAATAACGCGCTGCTTTTTGTCAGCCTCTACTGTATTTCTGTCTCGGTTATTTTGTTCCTGCTTCAGCAGCCGATTATTGCAGGATTCAGCCTTACCGGCGATGCTGCCATTATTCTGTCAGCATTCTGTACTTATGTAGCCGTTACCTTTGTCTTTAACGGCTCCCTGTTTGTTGCCAATGCTTCCTTTAATAACCTTGGCAAGCCTCTTTACTCAACTATGCTTAACCTTGGAAAAGCGACACTGGGTACTTTGCCGTTTGTCTACCTTGGTTCAGAGCTGTCCGGTGCCGTGGGCGTAATTTACGGTCAGGCAGCGGGAAGTGTGTTATTTGGCATTTTAGGCTATCTGGTATTGCGTAAGCATATTTCGGACTTAGTCCAGCACGCAGAAATTGAGCTGGAAGAGGAAGATCCGGCCACCACTTCTGTCAATATGACACCATTTTGCTCATCGGATTGTGTATCGGCAGAGGAGCTTCCGGTGAAAGAGGCTGAGCAGGGTTTGGAGCAGAAATAG
- a CDS encoding CBS domain-containing protein, with protein sequence MDSIKVKDFMDPQAVSFTAEMSLTAALDKVLKSGHPGGPVVNDKKQVIGFISEQDLLDKLVKVSYYCQDTHIVSDLMYKEVLTVSPETGIIELAEMMKVGKPKVYPVVGEDNKLVGIITRRDVLNAVGQSLDKCFKHPV encoded by the coding sequence ATGGACTCGATAAAGGTTAAAGATTTTATGGATCCGCAGGCGGTAAGCTTTACAGCGGAAATGTCGCTTACGGCAGCATTAGATAAAGTACTAAAATCCGGACATCCTGGTGGCCCGGTTGTGAATGATAAGAAGCAGGTAATTGGTTTTATTTCTGAGCAGGATCTGCTGGATAAGCTGGTTAAGGTCAGTTACTACTGCCAGGATACACACATTGTCAGCGATCTTATGTACAAAGAGGTATTAACCGTATCTCCGGAGACAGGCATCATTGAACTGGCTGAAATGATGAAGGTTGGTAAGCCAAAAGTGTATCCTGTTGTTGGTGAAGATAATAAATTAGTTGGTATAATAACCAGACGTGATGTTCTAAATGCTGTGGGCCAGAGTTTGGACAAGTGTTTCAAACACCCGGTGTAA
- a CDS encoding transporter substrate-binding domain-containing protein has translation MRNPLCLFLLLIPVLFSSFLSAKEGKTINITSGEWPPYLSSSLKHGGFAAHIVSEAFAAVGVKVKYGYYPWKRSYNYALKGEDIYGGKWNGTVVWVKTPEREQDFYYSDPVIIDDEVLFFLKEKGIQWENVNDLKGLKIGGTAHTAYPIFDEAIKRGIITLERGGNYDALLKRVYHQKIDAAPLVKHVGFYYLTKSFSVTEALSFTYSPTVIETRQYHLILSKQKPENQEYIKLFNQGLKKIRANGLYSKLYSRLENGFYSLPLRSK, from the coding sequence ATGCGAAATCCACTATGCCTTTTTTTGCTGCTTATCCCGGTTTTATTCTCTTCTTTCCTTTCAGCTAAGGAAGGGAAGACAATAAATATCACTAGTGGAGAGTGGCCACCATACCTCTCATCCAGCCTTAAGCATGGTGGATTTGCCGCACACATCGTTTCAGAGGCTTTTGCAGCAGTGGGAGTGAAGGTTAAGTACGGCTATTATCCATGGAAGCGCTCCTATAATTACGCGCTCAAAGGAGAGGATATTTATGGCGGGAAATGGAATGGCACGGTTGTCTGGGTAAAAACACCGGAAAGAGAACAGGATTTTTACTATAGCGATCCTGTTATTATCGATGATGAAGTTCTGTTTTTCTTAAAGGAGAAAGGGATTCAATGGGAAAATGTTAATGACCTGAAGGGACTTAAGATTGGCGGTACTGCGCACACTGCATATCCAATTTTCGATGAAGCGATAAAACGAGGCATTATTACACTGGAAAGAGGAGGCAATTACGATGCCCTGTTAAAGCGGGTTTATCACCAGAAAATTGATGCTGCTCCTCTGGTAAAACATGTAGGCTTCTATTACCTGACTAAAAGTTTCTCTGTCACAGAAGCGTTAAGCTTCACCTATTCACCAACCGTCATCGAAACCCGCCAGTATCACTTGATACTCTCTAAACAGAAGCCTGAAAACCAGGAGTATATTAAACTGTTTAATCAGGGCCTAAAGAAAATCCGCGCTAACGGGTTATATAGCAAACTATACTCCAGGCTTGAGAATGGTTTTTACTCCCTTCCACTGCGTAGCAAATAA
- a CDS encoding SLAC1 anion channel family protein: protein MSTQEQELSADQPRLIHFPISFFAVVMGLSGLTLAWKSAGSSFAPGLYLLFGTLASLAMVIICGIYFLKVVKHPKAVISETRHPIRLNFFPAFSISLLLLSAVWDSSPAWSYALWFVGAIVQVSLTVYVMSSWIHHTHYTLAHANPSWFIPVVGNIIVPITGSHLGYTEISWFCFSIGIVFWVILLTIVMYRLFFHEPLPARMTPMLFILLAPPSVGFVSYTNLTGELDTFARLLYYIALFLSILLISNAGRFMKVPFFISSWAYSFPMAAITIATAKMKGFVPSAFFNVLSGVFLILVTVILTWLVVRTVKAIIRKEICLPE from the coding sequence ATGAGCACACAAGAACAGGAACTTAGTGCAGACCAGCCGCGCTTAATCCACTTTCCAATCTCTTTTTTCGCCGTGGTTATGGGGCTGAGCGGACTGACGCTGGCCTGGAAATCCGCCGGTAGCAGCTTTGCACCCGGGCTTTATCTGCTATTTGGCACATTAGCTTCGCTGGCTATGGTCATTATCTGCGGGATCTATTTTCTTAAAGTAGTAAAACACCCCAAAGCGGTAATTAGCGAAACCAGGCACCCAATCCGGCTGAACTTCTTTCCCGCTTTTTCTATCAGCCTTTTATTGCTGTCTGCTGTGTGGGATTCCAGCCCGGCATGGTCCTACGCACTATGGTTTGTTGGCGCAATTGTTCAGGTAAGCCTTACCGTTTATGTAATGAGCAGCTGGATTCACCATACGCATTACACCCTGGCGCATGCAAACCCGAGCTGGTTTATCCCGGTTGTGGGCAACATCATAGTACCGATTACCGGCTCGCACCTTGGCTATACAGAAATCAGCTGGTTCTGTTTCAGTATCGGTATTGTTTTCTGGGTTATTCTGCTGACGATAGTGATGTACCGGCTGTTTTTCCATGAGCCACTCCCGGCGAGAATGACGCCCATGCTGTTTATCCTGCTGGCGCCACCCTCAGTTGGTTTTGTTTCTTACACTAACCTGACCGGAGAGCTGGATACTTTTGCCCGCCTGCTTTACTACATCGCACTGTTTCTCAGTATTCTGCTGATCTCCAATGCCGGCAGATTTATGAAAGTACCGTTCTTTATTTCATCATGGGCTTATTCATTTCCTATGGCCGCTATTACTATCGCGACAGCAAAAATGAAAGGTTTTGTTCCTTCGGCGTTTTTCAATGTGCTTTCGGGCGTATTTCTGATACTGGTGACAGTGATTCTGACCTGGCTGGTCGTGAGGACGGTTAAGGCGATAATCAGGAAGGAGATTTGTTTGCCTGAATAG
- a CDS encoding MBL fold metallo-hydrolase, with protein sequence MSTAIITNCTMDKGAEQDKGKFVNTEMRYSPSLANIWDIIKAQIELKREAAKPNSAIPVQELSRAELEASSEDAVYRLGHSTILMRLDGEFIMTDPVFSDRASPVQWAGPKRFHQAPISIDELPDIKVVIISHDHYDHLDKAAVKKLAPKVEKFITPLKVGDYLIKWGVEPSKVVQLDWWQETQVDEFKIAATPAQHFSGRSLFDRDETLWASWVIQSKASRLFFSGDGGYFNGFKEIGERYGPFDLTMIETGAYNELWADIHMMPEHSMQAHLDLKGKVMMPIHNGTFDLAMHEWYEPFERIADIAEADNVQLVAPVFGEAVSVHEPRRYYAWWRDVEEKFSSEKLVLEQ encoded by the coding sequence ATGTCAACTGCTATCATTACCAACTGCACTATGGATAAAGGAGCAGAGCAGGATAAAGGGAAGTTTGTAAATACAGAAATGCGTTATTCACCATCCCTTGCCAATATCTGGGACATTATTAAGGCGCAGATTGAGTTAAAGCGCGAAGCCGCTAAACCCAATAGCGCGATTCCTGTGCAAGAGCTCAGCAGAGCAGAGCTGGAAGCAAGTAGTGAGGATGCGGTTTACCGTCTGGGTCACTCGACAATTCTGATGCGTCTGGACGGTGAATTTATCATGACAGACCCTGTGTTCAGCGACAGAGCTTCTCCGGTGCAGTGGGCCGGACCAAAGCGCTTTCATCAGGCTCCTATCAGCATTGATGAACTACCGGATATTAAGGTGGTGATTATCAGTCATGACCACTATGACCACCTCGATAAGGCTGCAGTGAAAAAGCTGGCTCCGAAGGTAGAAAAGTTTATTACTCCGCTAAAAGTAGGTGACTATCTGATTAAGTGGGGAGTTGAGCCATCAAAGGTGGTGCAGCTTGATTGGTGGCAGGAGACTCAGGTTGATGAGTTTAAGATAGCTGCGACACCAGCTCAGCACTTTTCAGGGCGCAGCCTGTTTGACCGGGATGAAACCCTCTGGGCGAGCTGGGTTATTCAGAGTAAAGCTTCCAGGCTGTTCTTCAGCGGAGATGGCGGCTATTTTAACGGATTCAAAGAGATTGGTGAGCGTTATGGTCCCTTTGACCTGACGATGATTGAGACCGGTGCCTACAATGAACTCTGGGCTGATATCCATATGATGCCGGAACACAGCATGCAGGCGCATCTGGATTTAAAAGGTAAGGTTATGATGCCAATCCATAACGGTACTTTCGATCTGGCAATGCATGAATGGTATGAACCTTTTGAAAGAATTGCCGATATTGCTGAGGCTGACAACGTGCAGTTAGTGGCTCCGGTGTTTGGTGAAGCCGTATCAGTTCATGAGCCGCGCAGGTATTACGCCTGGTGGCGGGATGTTGAAGAGAAATTCAGCTCTGAAAAGCTGGTTCTGGAGCAGTAG